From Gossypium raimondii isolate GPD5lz chromosome 11, ASM2569854v1, whole genome shotgun sequence:
ttctctaaCTTTTAGAGAACATAAAAtctcattttattgttttgcctaagacacaaaaatataaaaaacggactgactatttaaaaaaaaatcaattaccaCATATGACCAGTTTTATTCCGCATGCCTAAACTGCACGATTGTAGATTTATAAGTAGGATATCTGGGTCGTCCATCTAAAccttcatttcaaaattttattattattattaatttgacctattttgaatattttcccACCTgtcatattcaaataaaatcattcaaaatttattattatttttatcaacaaGAAGATACATACATTACTTCAAAtattcaaactttaattttaatttacttgatttacaaaattacctttaaaaatcaatattcattAATTGTAGTGATAAAAGATTTCCATTGAagtaaaattgcaaaattgaATGGGCTTTTCTAAATTTATGGATTGCATGCCCATTTCACACTTGAAAGCTCATAACAAGCTTCAAGTCCAACGGAAGTACTGTAGGAAGCGGAACCGGAGTATAAAACTCTACTCTCACTTAGCTTGAGTATATTACACGCCAAGGGCCTTTTTggacttgaaaaatataaaacaaagacaacAGGACAAAACCGGAATcccaaatttattaaaatcccGATCTTATCCTCAAACGTTTCCTGATCCCCGCTTCTATAAGTACTCCCAACTCTTGCATCCTCTCGCCTTCTTCATtgctttctctctctttttgttttcattttccttttgtcCTTTTTCTCTTTCCTAGGTTTTAGGTTTTCTCAGCCAAAGGCTTTCGTTTAGCTTCATCAATGGCACAGGAGGAGGTTCAGAACGGAGGACCGGAGAAAGTAGCGGAGGTGAGCTTCACGGCGCTGAAACCGCAGCTCATGGTCGAAGCACCCAAGGCAGCTGATGCGGTGCAGTTCTACAAGACCGCGTTTGGCGCTGTTGAGGCTGGCCGTACCGTGTACCCTAAGCGCAAGGCTGAGCAGGAGCAGCCTCACGTCCTCTCCGCTCAACTTGAGCTTGCTGGCTCTACCATTCTCGTTTCTGACATCGCTGATAACTCTACTCCGTACGTTCCTTCATCTTCTCTCTGTTTTGTAGTTTTCGTTGTTATGGCTGTTGCACACTCTTTTTTACctttgatgttttgttttaatagcCTATCAAGATGGCTTTGAAGCTTTAAAATCTCTTTTCAGCTGTTTCCTCCCTTGTTTGTTACTGTTCACATCCGTCATTGTTGAACAATAAGCTCTTGTTTGGATAGCCTGTTTAGATCTTGTACCTCTTTGGTAGGAACCTTTTTTCCTTCTCATTTTTGGGTTTATTGTTTGGTATATGACTCCTGTTTTTATGGTTTCGTCATTTAGACCTCCTTTTTCTTAGATCTGTTATCGTTACGagatattttctttgttttctttcttttggcaCTTCCATCTTATATTTTTTTGCTTCCTGTTTGGCTCCAACtgcttatttcctttttttgggCCAAAACAATTTCCATGGGGATTATGAAAATGTTCAAGCGTTGTTAAAGCTCGTTAtcgaatttctttttattataccATTGTTTGAAACTTTTCTTGCCGGTTGGCTCGTTCCTCTGTATGGAGTGTGATAAGCGACTCGTTTGGCTTTTTGCGTGTCGTCGATCAAGCAGGGTGAAAACCGAGGGGACTGGATGTGTGCTCTGCCTGGAGACTGAGGACGTCGAAGCTGCAATTGCCAAGGCTGTTAGCGCTGGAGGCGTTGCGGAGGGTGAGGTAACTGAGGGCGATGGCGCGTGCTGTGGTGGTCGCGTGGGCAAGGTGAAGGATCCATATGGATACGTTTGGCTTATCTGCTCTCCTGCGAAGAAGTGCGGTGACGCGGAGGCTTAGATGCCGTTCGATCTTTGATCTACTTTCTGTTAATCTCTGAGCTTTAATTTGTCAGTAAAAAAAATGGCTTCTAGCCGGTAGGATTAGGTGATCAACAGTGATAGACTCTTTGGTATTGACTCTTTTGATACTGTTCTTCATGAACCTACAGTTGTCAGTTGCAGTTAAATGAATTTTACTAGCGTTTTTATCTCTCtactatttttattcttattataataatatattagtaGTGGTGCAAGtactataattttaatattgagtAGACTAAAAAatagttggtttaaattttgttttattaactatattaatttgtgttattattattcttttaaattaatagtatagtgattattttataataatttgataacaTATgtagttattttataaaaaattaaaaatatgatgatCAAACTATAATTTAGGTGACTCTTTTGTggtacattttataatattaaaccTTCTACAGTGGACATATAGTGCAAGAAGCCTTGAAGGGTAAGGACGTCTTTTCCTCATCATTGATGTGGTGGTTTATCGTTGGTGCCCTGCCTCGGTCAACGAGATTGGTACCAGTTAGCCGTTATCTTTCTTTATGcgatataatttttaatgaaggTGTTATTAACTTGTTAGCgtaatcttaatattaaatgCAAGCGtggttttatataaatatttttttatgtcgTAGGTGTGTAATAAATGGTTTCGAGACTTGGGAGGGGAATGAGAAAGTGTGGTTTGGGCTAGCCAGCGGTATATGTAGGGGGAATAAAGTAGAAATTTAACTTTGGCGCATAATTAGGAAAGCTAATAAGGAGGCGCCACGCGTCCACCTAGTATATGTCGTGGCAAATGGATAAGGGGGGTCGTCTATTATGGTCCCCCCAACGAGGAAGGGGATGGTGGGGTTCtcgtgattttttttttttcatttttttaccgATGAGTGTGTAATGCTGGGAATGGGTGAAGGCGCGTTCGACTTCGACCTCCGCTTGTaaagaaaactttaaaaaattacgaATCTTTTagcttttttgtttttcctttcgaaagatcttttgtcaattttttttttctaattatttagtTGAGGCTAATATCTCAGTACGCTACTTCATGAGTTGGATATCGGGCGGGCAATAGAGCTGCCGATTTTGTGGCTATAAATACTGTAAAAAGGAACTGGTCGTACTGACCGGGCCTTTCAGATTCCTGAGGTATAACTGCTGGGATTTTCTCTTATCAAATTTGATAAgtttagaagaaaataaagtttgatattttacttgttatagttaaaattaaaatttatttattactatatgAGTGCTCTAACCAACTGAGCTATGATTgctacatattttatatatgtacggaatgattaaatttttaaaaaataaaaatttcaattacaaataaatttatcaaaatatattttgacattttttgtTTTACGATTGTGCGTGTGAGAGGGATGTAGCTAGGTCAAGTATCGGTCTAAAATACTCTATTCTTTGGACGTA
This genomic window contains:
- the LOC105803342 gene encoding uncharacterized protein At5g48480, yielding MAQEEVQNGGPEKVAEVSFTALKPQLMVEAPKAADAVQFYKTAFGAVEAGRTVYPKRKAEQEQPHVLSAQLELAGSTILVSDIADNSTPVKTEGTGCVLCLETEDVEAAIAKAVSAGGVAEGEVTEGDGACCGGRVGKVKDPYGYVWLICSPAKKCGDAEA